The DNA segment tctaaaaataattaaattattattttgcatttttcagagtaaaaaaaaaaaagaagaagaagggtaAAAATGTTTACAGTTTTGTATTCAAACGAACTTGACAACGACAAAGTCCAACATTTATTAATTATCCCTAGAAATTATAGAAAGTCATTGGTCGTCGTCCTAGTCAACATCCTCATCATCATGCGATTCACAATCGCCAATCCAACGGTCCAAACTTCATCACATGCACCCGCTCTTATTTTAGTATTACACCCTCACCCCCTCACCAAACATTTCTACTTTTCCAAGtcgtatttttttttttggtttttcgaAGTCCTCACCAGAGAACTCAATCTGAGCCGTCGATTTAATTCCCCCCATCAAACCACATCCAACGGTCAGATTCATCCCTAAAAGGCAGTTTTATTTACCTTCCATACCCTcattttctctcccaaaaaccGCAAAACCTAAAAGAACGAAAAGAGAGACAATAGAGAAAAAGTAGCGACGAACATGGAAAGAGAGCAACAAGTTTACTTGGCAAGGCTTGCTGAGCAAGCTGAACGATATGACggtaaatctttttttttaatacttaaatgTTCATAATAAATCTTTTGTTCTTGTATTACCTTttgattttactttattttaggTGATCTACCTGTTTGTTAATGAAATTTGATATTTTGTTTCCAATGCAAGAAGGcggacttttttttttttcatttattttgttttttagctTAAAGATCTGTATTCTTGGGGACAAGAAGAGCTTTACTTTTGATTTGATGATATACTGAAAAAAGGTTATGTTTTTAGGCAGTAGATGGATAGTAAAGATAACGAGGTTAGCTTATTTAGGAGCAAAAAAGTTGGATTTGGACTAACAAAAATGTATGATTTTACTTTCGTCTGAAAGTTTATGTTTGGACTGTGCTTAGACGCTGCTGTTGAATCATACTCGTTTACATCTGTGGGACTCAtcttatgttttgttgaaattttagcTCATTTGAAATCTGGTTTGTGTTGTTAAAAACCTTTTTAATGCAGAAATGGTCGAGGCCATGAAAAATGTTGCCAAGTTGGATGTTGAACTGACTGTAGAAGAGAGGAATCTGTTATCTGTGGGGTATAAGAATGTGATTGGAGCAAGAAGGGCATCGTGGCGGATACTGTCTTCGATCGAACAGAAGGAGGAAGCTAAGGGTAATGAACAAAATGTGAAGAGGATAAAGGAGTATCGGCAGAGGGTTGAAGATGAGCTTGCAAAGATCTGTGATGATATACTATCCGTCATTGATAAGCATCTCATTCCATCTTCCTCGACAGGGGAATCAACTGTTTTCTATTACAAGATGTGAGGATTATCTTGCCTGTATGTTTTTGTAGGCAATAGTTGTGATTATGTCCTTATTCCTTCCCTTTTATTGTTAACAGGAAAGGAGATTATTTTCGTTATTTGGCAGAATTTAAAGCCGGAGAGGATCGTAAAGAAGCTGCTGATCAGTCACTTAAGGCTTACGAGGTGTGTGCAACTTACCACCCCAGTTATCCTTGTtgttttttctctcttcttaCCCTTCATCAAACCGTCCATTTTGATATCGGTGTTTGTTATTGTTTGTATTGTAGGCTGCCACCACTACTGCAAATTCAGATTTGCCGCCAACTCACCCAATTAGACTTGGCCTGGCTTTGAACTTCTCTGTTTTCTACTATGAGATATTAAATTCTGCTGAGAGGTTAGAGTGCTATATATACACACGCTCACACATGTgatatctttgaaaattttctcttCATTGGGGACAATGATGGCAATGGTTCATTTACTGCTAATTTGAGGAATAGTTTTGTGATAGCCATTGTTTCTTGAAGTTACTGATGTAAGTTCCACTTTAGCAGCTTGTTTATATCTAATGTGATGCAATGGTTTGAGCAGGGCTTGCCATCTGGCTAAACAAGCTTTTGATGAGGCTATTGCTGAGCTTGATAGCCTTAATGAAGAATCTTACAAGGATAGCACCCTAATTATGCAGCTTCTCAGGGATAATCTCACCTTGTGGACCTCAGATCTGCCGGAGGAAGGAGGTAAATGCTTTGCATGTGTATTTATCTGTGATTTAGTAAGCGAATATAGGTTTATCTCattgaattttatatatttatgccTTCTGGAATTAGCAACTTCTATTGTCAACTACCACTGATACTTTCCTTTTTGCAAATGATATTCTAGGTGAGCAATCGAAAGGAGATGAGCCTCAGGCAGAGGtgagaaaaagttaaaatttgagCTTTTCTCATTCTTTCCTTCTGCTTTCAACAAATAAAACTTCTTTCTTTGGCTTACTAAATTTTGTTTGTTCCTATCTTTGCAGAGTTAATTCGATGGAAGAGCATTGTTCTAAGACTGGTTTGTCGAGGTAGGAAAGAGTTTGCCGTTAGAGTGCCTTACTTTCAACTCGCAGTAATACCCGGATTTGTGACCTATGGCTTGTATCCAATTTGTTGGCCAAAATGTTTGCAGACTGTGACCCTGCTTTCTCTTATGTTTAAACACGATTGAATATGTT comes from the Gossypium hirsutum isolate 1008001.06 chromosome A06, Gossypium_hirsutum_v2.1, whole genome shotgun sequence genome and includes:
- the LOC107901460 gene encoding 14-3-3 protein 7-like gives rise to the protein MEREQQVYLARLAEQAERYDEMVEAMKNVAKLDVELTVEERNLLSVGYKNVIGARRASWRILSSIEQKEEAKGNEQNVKRIKEYRQRVEDELAKICDDILSVIDKHLIPSSSTGESTVFYYKMKGDYFRYLAEFKAGEDRKEAADQSLKAYEAATTTANSDLPPTHPIRLGLALNFSVFYYEILNSAERACHLAKQAFDEAIAELDSLNEESYKDSTLIMQLLRDNLTLWTSDLPEEGGEQSKGDEPQAES